The nucleotide sequence ATGGAGGAATAAATATAGCACATGTGATAGGGggcaagagaacaaaaaatagagGAATAAGTATAAAGAACACGTTATATGAGGACAAGAGAACAAAATATTGCATGTCCAAAATTTCAAACCATAGTTACTAGGTTCCCTCCTATCCCCTAAAACCACAATCCAGATCATAAGTTCCAGATGATGATTCTTTGCATCCAGGGATAGTGAGGAATGCAATCGAATCCCCAAGAATGGGGATAAAGCAACGCATTAGTTCAGTCTTAAAACAATCAAAAAATGGGGGAAGAACTTTAAgttaaattttcaaagaaaattagtGAAAAGAAAGCTAACCTACCTCACTTTCTTGTATATTCTAttgcattttgaattatattcaaGCCTAACTTCATTTGCATAGGATTCTTCATTCCATAAGTTGTACAAGAACATCAAAAAgcattcaaaacaaaacaaattctaTAACAGCAAAGCATCAATCCGACTAATTTCGACCCAAGTACAACTATAAAATGTACCACAACCCAAAATAACAAACCAATTAAGCCTACCCTCTATGTGCCATGAAATTAGCATGCTAACATACCTTCTACCTATTCCCAACCGAAACCCGGAACATACCACATTCCTGGTAGCTGTGTTTCAAACATCAGGCATGTGTATCTGCACTTGTAACTAAATCACCATGGTTATGACTATTGACAGGAAGGAGTATTGTGTTTGGTGTTGTCTGTTGTGGCTTTAAGTCTAATGTATCTAAAAGTATCTAACTTAACAGCCACCAGACAAAACCAATGGATTAAAAGTGAAGATTGACTGCAGAGGCAAAACCCCTAAAATCCCATTATTAACTTCTGTTCTTAAGAGTTTAGTTCATCTAAAGAAGAAAGCATGCTCATTGAGAGACCAACATATATGTCAACATACATTACTCCACCGCCAACCCACAAATGTCCATCATCCAAGAAGTAGGAATAAGGGGAATTCAGATTCATTTACCAAATCTTGCAGCTcagaaattcaaattcattcagaAGAGATGCAGCATTTAACCAAAGTTCAGTTGAATGGTTTTTTCTTCACCAAATCATGCAGCTCAAAAGCTTTTGCCCAATTTGGGTACTTTGAGAACTCAGTTCTCAAAACACTCATAGTAAAGAATAGTTTGTGAACTAAAATTTCAGACTTGATGATAGTACAGCGACACAAAATTAGACAGAGAATTATACAATCGGGTTTCAAGAATTCAGCAAATAAGCTTAAGCTTCAATTCTTTTCATCCTTTTAATTAGACAGTGAGATACCGCGGGATTAGATCATGATAAATATAACACAACTTaacaatcgaaaaaaaaaatccaaagggGCACAGAAATTGACAATTTGATCAAAGAAGATTGCAACACCATTTTCGTACCTTGAAGGTCCGGACACTGGCCGGGCGATCGATGGTCCAGAGCTTGACGGTGTCGTCCCAGGAAGAAGTCAGAAAGGAGTCGCGGCGGACTGGGTTGTAGTCGACGGAGTGCGTTTCTCGGGTGTGCTCCTGGAAAGACCGGACTGGGTTGGAGGTCGGAGGCAGCGAGAGGTCGTAGAGCTTGACGGAGCCGTCGGCGCTTGCGGCGACGAGGAGGGAATCGTGGGACTCCGACCAGGCGACGTCGTAGACGCCATCGGCGGTGTCGAAGGAGGCGAGTTCGCTGATAGGCCTGCCGGGGACGGGGGAGAGGTCGAGGACGTGGAGGCGGCCGTTGCCGAGGATGCCGAAGTTCTGGGCGGTGGCGACGGCGAGGCGGTGCTCGTAGAAGGGGCTGAACTTCACGGCGTAGCCGTTGAAGGGGGTCTTGAAGACTGGCATGGCTGCCGCCGGGGAAGAAGGTGTTTGGATCCAAACGGGAGTTCCAACTCTGCGTCTACCCCCGTCTTGGGAATTGGGCTTTATCTCTAATTTTgggagaaaacaaaacaaaagatttGTTTTTTGTATTATGGTTGTCAATATTCAATGGAAACAATCCCCAAAGCAAAAACAATTTTGTAGactgtcacatttcttaattttatatgctGGGTcggttaaataaattttattggaCTTATAAAATTGAATGTAGAACAGAACTAATTCTTATATAGAATCACACCAACTCAACCCAATAAAAGTTTGGTTAGTTTGGTTGATTATCGATTCTGATTACATATAATAATCTATTAATCTCAAAATCCTTTAtataaactttcaaaaaataatattaatactcaataaacaatttgtatCTAAATACACTACACAACTTTAAACAACGATTAACTCACAAAAACAactaataaattcataaaatatgccaaataacataaaatgtttatatatttatattatatgtttttaaatttcatatatatatatatgtatgtatatattgatGGGTCAGGTCAAGTCCATTTACACGAAGACCTAGACCCAAAATGCAACAAATCTCCATCCAGTCTACTTTTTGGGTTCAAGACCaaattaatttactaaaaaaattgaaccaaactaAACTAACCATTGGTTTGGTTCAATTTGGCTCTTGGGTTTACTTGGACAACAGTAGGGATGGTTGTCGATGAATTAATCTCTAACCACATCTAATGAACatgattaaaaatcaaataaaaaggaAACGAACATGATTATAactaaaaattggaaaaatcaCTTATTATAGTTACaattatgattattttataatattagttaCGATTATGGTTATATTAACAACTTGCCTTTTCTTGATGTGctataatttttggaatttttttattattattatcacaaatttctcaatataaaatcttcatatatatatatatgtatatatatttagcattcCATCTGGTAAGCAAATGAATGATAACTTAAACATTTGCGAAATGTAGAATCGAAACTTGAGAGATATTGTATTTTCATACAAACACAAACGTATACTATTGTTCTCAACAACCAATAAATTACAATATCCGACAAgtaagataacatataaaattgtGTTTCAAATATAGGGAATATTatgaattgaaattaaattatgcttCGACAACTCTTTTTCCTTCTTATTGCTCGATTCACCTAGAACgtagaatattctaaggataaaagtctaaattataatatgaatattttaagtaagggttaaaataaatttcatgaatgaatgaatgaagcaTAGACATGAATAAACTAACACCTTAGCGAAGCTTTCACCAGTATTCCAGTCCCAACACAAAATCCTAGATAATTATCCAAGCAATTCTCACATTGGGGAAAATCCATCCCCAGTATGAGAGACTTATGCAACTTTCCAGCAAAACTCATTTGAGAAAATACGGTGACATTACTAGGGCAATTTTTCACCCATGATAGATTACACAAGTATCGatatatcaataatatcatgtcaAATGAAATATCACAATTATCGAGATAATATAACATGTATAGATATGACAAGATATACATAAATTGCATGTAATTCGGTAACTCTCGTGAAAATCACGCTCAATTTAGGTAAACCATTTCACGTATAAATTTTTGGGATAAATCACTCACTTTGATCTAGCTTTCCGAGCCTTCTCGAAATACATACTTGGCCTTAAAATTTGTGCACTGTTAATTTTCtagccaaattttttaaaaaattaataaaactaaatttcctaattttctagattttttctaatttttccctttttttacCTATTTTCTTACCTCAAAGCGCTACCCACACCACTCATCTCGCGCATGCACCTCATGTGCCCAATTTGCCCGCTATTTTCTCTGGTTGTCCTTCGTCACTGGTGACTAGTTTTTggctcatttctttttttttttcttctattcctTCTTCCAAACATAATGGTATGCCTATTGCATGACAACTCCGATCAAAACACCCTTGATTTGCTTGTTAAACCTTAGCTTCAATGACTTCTCGATTTTCTAATGAAGCTCGAAACCACCTCAAATTAGCACCAAACtccttcaaatttttcaaaaatgatttccACAATTTGGAGAATAAAAACCCCATATCCAAACCTTCAATAACTTCTCAATTTTCagaaatgtttagactttctcaaacaataagaaaacatgtctcatttttaattcaaaataaatttattttttgcatgaaaaatcaagatttgaaaattcaaatataagtttttgagacataaatgattaaaacaagaaaatatgtctaaaagcaatctcctttaaacaagaaaatatgattaaatttattttgaattagagtaagaaaaaaatatgtctaaaaccaattctttttaattcaaaataaatttactttttatacaaaaaagagaaaacatgtctaaaagtgattctcctttaattcaaaataaatatactttttgtataagtaataaaatcatttatcaataaatgaaaattcaaacataaacttttgacacataaatgatcaaaagaaggaaacatatttaaagacaatctacctttaattcaaaataaatttactctttgtacccatttttaattagaaataaatttattttttatatgagaaagaaatgcatttatatcataaaaatatttttgttaatcatcaaaacttaattaatatgagtaagttggctcaacatcatgaatcatgttttgaaacatcattctgccatgtttttatacatgtttcgaaatgttTTTTGATAAGCTTTCAATGTTTGTTAAGATTGCATGCTTTATTTCAAAACTTGTTTGAGATTTAAACATATGTTTCGAGACCTCTGTCATTTCTGTCAGCAGAGCATTTAAAATCTGAGTTGCATctgttttgaaatatatttttgaagtatgtttcgaaactttcatattatgtttcgaaacatttgTCTCTAACagcaaaatatttgaaaaatcgaCATGCTTTtaccttttaatttcttttcatccaaaagttgtttaaaaggttattttttatttaatcttcatattttgttgtttcaatttcaaaagtttgaaagtggagaataaaataaaatcatgttAAGTATAAAGCTTTGTCTTCTCTCATTCTGTCTCTAAGTGCATAACTAGCTGTAAAagtgtgttgtttcgaaaccaataaggtgtgtttcgaaacttacGTTAATATTTTGTCTTTAACGATTATAATTAGCTAAAATTCTATttcttggtatatatatatatatatatatcagttatttgaagacaagaagtacAACCTATAAGCACATACACGAGAACACACATTTAAGAGACATTGATACATACACAAGTACAAGTGAACGAAATCCTTTTGTTAAGCTCacaaagaagatccattcaaCCAATTCTTGATGCGCATTATGATGTGAAAAAGAGAAGTAAACTAAAATCGACATCTCATTCTTCTAAAACATTACTTACCTAGTCCATTACTtaccttcaagtgggtaagtttTAAGGTAATGGAAATCAACATTACTGTTTTACTTACCTATTCTCATTGTTCATGCTTTTAAAagaaatgttttcaaaagttaaaagtttcaaaataagcaaaacagaaagaaaggtttcgaaacatattataataggtttcgaaacata is from Diospyros lotus cultivar Yz01 chromosome 2, ASM1463336v1, whole genome shotgun sequence and encodes:
- the LOC127794142 gene encoding peroxisome biogenesis protein 7 isoform X3, giving the protein MPVFKTPFNGYAVKFSPFYEHRLAVATAQNFGILGNGRLHVLDLSPVPGRPISELASFDTADGVYDVAWSESHDSLLVAASADGSVKLYDLSLPPTSNPVRSFQEHTRETHSVDYNPVRRDSFLTSSWDDTVKLWTIDRPASVRTFKVSTVAASSIAPQRVTLYMLLLLKPCDKEWKDQISRKMIGSAEACSRLYILQGTDSRKTEVKSSYCHSTAPLCFSSFHSNNSAIMLWHYRLGHPNFACLQKLFPSLFKNSDLHMFQCEIC